The following are from one region of the Advenella mimigardefordensis DPN7 genome:
- a CDS encoding Bug family tripartite tricarboxylate transporter substrate binding protein, translated as MLKHTRHWLAAAFIAVVGSANAYPDKAITMIVPYATGGSTDGLARIVADAMGKSIGTSIIVENIGGVGGVPGVQKFLRAKTDGYTIMLSNMGSFAIAPTLYPHMKFDPKTEMEPLGLVAEVPMVLSVSASSGIKDLPALLKRMRDSSKPRINLGNGGPGGTGHIGAEYFLYLTKTTSEMIPYRGTGPALVDLMAGTVDVVIDQTVAMIPASKGKRIVPLAVASPERIPQMPDTPTFAEGGVPDFDMSVWNAIAAPKGIPHDRAEKLVKALNVALDDPKVKTALDSLGAIAPEGERRGPQEMHRLTLRDLDRFEKLIKDANIPINN; from the coding sequence ATGTTAAAACACACTCGTCATTGGCTGGCGGCCGCATTTATAGCCGTTGTAGGTAGCGCCAACGCTTACCCGGATAAAGCCATCACCATGATTGTGCCGTATGCTACCGGTGGATCGACGGATGGACTGGCACGTATTGTGGCAGACGCGATGGGTAAGTCCATCGGTACTTCGATAATTGTGGAGAATATTGGAGGCGTGGGAGGGGTACCAGGCGTTCAGAAGTTTCTGCGCGCCAAAACCGATGGATACACCATCATGCTCAGCAATATGGGTTCTTTTGCCATAGCGCCAACGCTATATCCGCATATGAAGTTTGATCCTAAGACAGAAATGGAACCATTGGGCCTGGTTGCGGAAGTGCCGATGGTGCTTTCGGTGAGTGCTTCCAGTGGCATCAAGGATCTTCCTGCACTGCTTAAGCGTATGCGTGATTCCTCGAAACCCCGGATCAACCTGGGCAATGGCGGGCCCGGTGGCACGGGGCATATTGGCGCCGAATACTTTTTGTATTTGACCAAAACCACGAGTGAAATGATTCCCTATCGTGGTACCGGTCCGGCATTGGTCGATTTGATGGCCGGTACGGTCGATGTGGTTATTGACCAGACAGTTGCAATGATTCCCGCGAGCAAAGGAAAGCGAATTGTCCCGCTGGCCGTTGCGAGTCCTGAGCGTATTCCCCAGATGCCCGACACGCCGACCTTTGCGGAAGGCGGGGTTCCTGATTTCGACATGTCCGTATGGAACGCCATCGCCGCTCCCAAGGGGATCCCCCATGATCGTGCAGAAAAGCTGGTTAAAGCATTGAATGTCGCGCTAGACGATCCGAAAGTGAAGACCGCACTTGACTCGCTGGGAGCGATCGCGCCCGAAGGAGAGCGACGTGGTCCGCAGGAAATGCATAGGCTAACACTGCGCGATCTGGATCGTTTTGAAAAATTAATTAAAGATGCAAACATTCCGATCAATAACTAG
- a CDS encoding carboxymuconolactone decarboxylase family protein, which translates to MNNELYEKGLKVRREVLGAEFVDKSIASATDFNRIAQEITTTACWGLCWGNDDLTRRERSLVNLAMISVLNRPHELSLHVKGALRNGLTETEIRGALTHVAIYGGIPAGMDSFRIASQAIKEFREQEAEQSDQ; encoded by the coding sequence ATGAACAACGAACTGTATGAAAAAGGCCTGAAGGTGCGCCGTGAGGTGCTGGGCGCTGAATTTGTCGACAAATCGATCGCAAGTGCGACCGATTTTAACCGGATCGCTCAGGAAATCACGACCACCGCATGCTGGGGGTTGTGTTGGGGTAATGATGATTTGACACGCCGTGAGCGCAGCCTGGTGAATCTGGCCATGATCTCGGTTTTGAATCGGCCGCATGAGTTGTCGCTTCACGTCAAGGGCGCACTGCGCAATGGTCTGACGGAAACGGAAATTCGCGGTGCCCTGACGCACGTCGCCATCTATGGCGGGATTCCGGCGGGAATGGATTCGTTCCGTATCGCTTCGCAGGCGATCAAGGAGTTCCGCGAGCAGGAGGCGGAGCAGTCCGATCAATAA
- a CDS encoding NAD(P)-dependent oxidoreductase gives MTIRHMEINLNSQKIGFIGLGRMGLPMMTNLLRSGWQVHVFDTSADACSAAQALGAIVEQSVQAVADSAETVMLSLPTPAIVESVLSQLVNGKQVSRVIDLSTIGIRAARRAQEIVSKHDIHWIEAPVSGGVTGASAGTLTLMVSCPAVLREAIEPVLRALGTVMYAGEAPGLAQAAKLANNMLSAAALVASSEAISMAVKAGVEPTALLGIINSSSGRNTATTHKIPNEVLSRRFQVGFANKLSHKDVTLCIEEAASMGIPMPVSVAIREMLAITTATFGDNADISDVARVLEQWSGITIEDKAA, from the coding sequence ATGACAATCAGACATATGGAGATTAACTTGAATAGCCAGAAGATTGGTTTTATCGGCCTGGGACGTATGGGTCTACCCATGATGACCAACCTGCTCAGGTCAGGTTGGCAGGTTCATGTTTTTGACACATCTGCCGATGCCTGCTCAGCAGCTCAGGCATTGGGCGCGATCGTTGAACAAAGCGTGCAGGCGGTAGCAGATTCTGCGGAGACGGTCATGCTGAGCTTGCCAACCCCAGCTATTGTTGAATCGGTGTTATCTCAGTTGGTGAATGGCAAACAGGTAAGCCGAGTTATTGATTTATCCACGATAGGCATTCGAGCTGCCCGGCGTGCGCAGGAGATTGTCAGTAAGCACGATATCCATTGGATCGAAGCGCCGGTTAGCGGTGGCGTGACCGGTGCGTCTGCCGGTACGTTGACCCTGATGGTTTCGTGTCCAGCTGTGCTGCGTGAAGCTATTGAACCGGTGCTGCGGGCATTGGGGACGGTTATGTATGCCGGCGAAGCTCCCGGCCTGGCGCAGGCGGCAAAACTTGCGAACAACATGTTGTCGGCTGCTGCATTGGTTGCGTCATCGGAGGCGATCTCCATGGCGGTCAAAGCGGGTGTGGAACCTACTGCACTACTTGGAATTATCAATTCAAGTAGTGGTCGCAACACAGCAACTACCCACAAGATTCCCAACGAGGTGCTTAGTCGCCGCTTTCAGGTGGGGTTTGCCAACAAGCTCTCGCATAAAGATGTCACGTTATGCATAGAGGAGGCCGCTTCTATGGGAATACCGATGCCCGTCAGCGTCGCCATCAGAGAAATGCTGGCCATTACCACTGCAACGTTTGGAGACAATGCAGATATATCGGACGTTGCTCGGGTGCTTGAGCAGTGGTCGGGCATCACCATTGAAGATAAAGCCGCGTAA
- a CDS encoding HigA family addiction module antitoxin, producing MRTVPFPTPGEILLEEFLQPMNISQHQLAKEIDVSQRCVDEIIAGNRPITVDTGLRLSRYFATSDEFWAGLQLSYDQAMK from the coding sequence ATGCGTACCGTACCTTTCCCAACGCCCGGCGAAATCCTGCTGGAAGAGTTTCTACAACCTATGAATATCAGCCAGCACCAGTTGGCAAAAGAAATTGACGTATCACAAAGATGCGTCGATGAGATTATTGCGGGAAATCGTCCAATAACTGTAGACACAGGCTTGCGTTTGTCACGCTACTTCGCCACTTCTGATGAGTTTTGGGCTGGTCTGCAATTGAGCTACGATCAGGCCATGAAATAA
- a CDS encoding TPM domain-containing protein yields MKKNFIAPFSFLFALFFCVNALAQYTVESIPNPKAQGHNYYLSDPDSYVSGNTAAELNQISTSIEQNNGSEFAIVVVNDYEGPSDFSFAMDLFSHWKIGKQGSDNGLLLFLAMDRHEYRFISGYGIEGVFPDALLKEIGETYLVPYLKSGNTDMALLATAKAVQSVFLSPAHQLELAGLQAYRPTFWNKHAAAFEQSLGVIILFAIGYGWIRWARERARKKFMTSKKKYDGHVFWYAFFSYLFLLFLTFFVFVFLEIVDQVYRFNNLPYFVAAFGALYLFFHYHQAIQFLKKGSKDKQTALQMQIAFVRMSLLPLLLSPFAYKAYFNLARNQKDMRARATPPDSKRPWTRLNRDSLKSADLEQYLGKLHLREEKIDARSYEIWRDDATGATSLVEFAGSESDHYSRCPSCHGNTLKKPAVKVLKRPTYSKTGTGENIQECDFCDYKKSLGMVTLPVLQRSSESGSSSGSGGSSSSSSGSSFGGGSSGGGGAGGRW; encoded by the coding sequence GTGAAAAAAAATTTCATTGCCCCTTTTTCATTCCTGTTCGCGCTCTTTTTTTGCGTCAACGCACTGGCCCAGTATACGGTCGAGTCGATCCCTAATCCTAAAGCCCAGGGGCACAATTATTATTTAAGCGACCCCGATAGCTACGTCTCCGGCAACACCGCCGCAGAACTGAACCAGATCAGCACATCGATTGAGCAAAACAACGGCAGTGAATTTGCCATTGTTGTAGTCAACGATTATGAGGGTCCCAGCGACTTTAGCTTTGCGATGGATCTCTTTTCTCACTGGAAAATAGGCAAACAGGGCAGTGATAATGGCTTGCTGCTGTTTCTTGCAATGGATCGGCACGAATACCGTTTTATCAGCGGCTATGGCATTGAAGGGGTTTTTCCTGATGCATTGTTAAAAGAGATCGGTGAAACCTATCTGGTGCCGTATCTGAAGTCGGGTAACACGGACATGGCCTTACTGGCTACGGCCAAGGCGGTTCAAAGCGTATTCCTGTCTCCTGCGCATCAACTTGAACTGGCAGGCCTGCAAGCCTATCGGCCCACTTTCTGGAATAAACACGCAGCCGCCTTTGAGCAGTCGCTGGGAGTGATTATTTTATTTGCCATAGGCTATGGATGGATTCGCTGGGCGCGAGAGCGTGCACGGAAAAAGTTCATGACTTCAAAAAAGAAATATGACGGACATGTGTTCTGGTACGCTTTTTTCAGCTACCTGTTTCTTTTATTCCTGACTTTCTTTGTTTTCGTTTTTCTGGAAATCGTTGACCAAGTCTATCGATTCAACAATCTACCCTATTTTGTCGCTGCGTTCGGCGCCCTGTATCTGTTCTTTCATTATCACCAGGCCATTCAATTTCTCAAAAAGGGCAGTAAAGATAAACAAACAGCCCTTCAGATGCAAATCGCGTTCGTCCGCATGAGCCTCTTGCCACTGCTGCTGTCGCCGTTCGCGTACAAGGCTTATTTTAATCTGGCGAGGAATCAGAAAGATATGCGAGCGCGGGCAACGCCTCCTGATAGCAAAAGACCCTGGACCCGCCTGAACCGTGACTCGCTCAAATCTGCAGACCTTGAACAATATCTGGGCAAATTGCATTTGCGAGAGGAAAAAATTGATGCCAGATCGTATGAAATCTGGCGCGATGACGCAACAGGTGCCACCAGCTTGGTCGAGTTTGCCGGGAGCGAGTCTGATCATTACAGTCGTTGTCCATCATGCCATGGCAATACACTGAAAAAGCCAGCAGTCAAAGTGCTGAAGCGCCCCACTTATTCAAAAACAGGCACAGGTGAAAATATTCAGGAATGTGACTTTTGTGATTATAAGAAATCACTCGGTATGGTTACACTTCCCGTCCTGCAACGCAGCTCAGAGTCAGGATCAAGTTCGGGTTCAGGCGGCTCAAGCAGCAGTTCCTCTGGAAGCAGTTTTGGTGGTGGCTCCAGCGGCGGGGGCGGTGCCGGTGGTCGCTGGTAA
- a CDS encoding MsnO8 family LLM class oxidoreductase: MKLSLLDQVQIGTGRDSASAIADTIALSRHLDKLGFTRHWIVEHHAVPYEACVDPMVLACALAAATTNIRIGVGGVLLNNYSPYKVAESAQTLAALYPGRFDLGLGQSVSGPLPDLALQPDRSRPLLHDQGDKIHELLGHLFADLPADHAFARLKVMPDVAPVLPWVMAVSPASAARAGVLGLPLALSAFHKPELAVASAASYRSSFQASRRKGLPQSPQLFLAIRLSTGVDQNQAERLAMPMRWCFDQRRRLDTMPDRLPSVEEAVTLAGGVWPAETAEWPMYTICSLRDLRDRLHTMAHAVDCDEIMLQDVLPDPDMRLAHYTAIAQALAN; this comes from the coding sequence ATGAAACTTTCGCTTCTTGACCAAGTCCAGATCGGGACCGGGCGTGACAGTGCAAGTGCGATTGCCGATACGATTGCGCTATCGCGTCATCTTGATAAATTGGGTTTTACACGACACTGGATCGTCGAGCATCATGCTGTGCCGTATGAGGCTTGCGTTGATCCGATGGTATTGGCATGCGCTTTGGCAGCTGCCACCACTAACATCCGGATAGGTGTCGGGGGTGTGTTGCTGAACAATTACAGTCCCTATAAAGTAGCCGAAAGTGCTCAGACGCTTGCTGCATTGTATCCGGGGCGCTTTGATCTGGGTTTGGGGCAGTCAGTGTCGGGCCCTTTGCCGGATCTGGCGCTGCAACCGGATCGTAGTCGCCCGCTATTGCATGATCAGGGCGACAAGATTCATGAGTTGCTGGGGCATCTTTTTGCGGATTTGCCGGCGGATCATGCTTTTGCACGTCTTAAGGTCATGCCCGATGTCGCACCTGTTCTGCCCTGGGTCATGGCAGTTAGTCCTGCTTCGGCAGCCCGTGCGGGGGTGCTGGGTTTACCGCTAGCACTTTCGGCTTTTCATAAGCCGGAATTAGCGGTCGCGTCTGCAGCCAGTTATCGCAGTTCATTTCAGGCTTCGCGCCGCAAGGGCTTGCCGCAATCGCCACAGCTTTTTCTGGCAATCAGACTGAGCACGGGTGTGGATCAGAACCAGGCGGAACGCCTGGCGATGCCGATGCGATGGTGTTTTGATCAGCGTCGTCGATTGGATACCATGCCTGATCGCTTGCCGTCTGTGGAAGAAGCCGTGACGCTGGCCGGTGGTGTTTGGCCTGCGGAGACGGCAGAATGGCCAATGTACACAATATGCTCTTTACGGGATTTGCGCGACCGTTTGCATACGATGGCGCACGCCGTTGATTGCGACGAGATCATGCTGCAAGACGTATTGCCTGATCCGGACATGAGGCTTGCGCATTACACGGCGATCGCGCAGGCGTTGGCCAATTAA
- a CDS encoding ABC transporter substrate-binding protein yields the protein MNKRAFMRTAALVVCLLTSGGSFAKTTKAAVSYVTAPFNVPSIIMREKGYLDEAFAAHGVTLTHPEITSGAAQTQALAAGQLQIASVLGGTSAILANANGADVVVMGAYARAPKAYFIMAAANGPADIKSLKGKKVAGPKGTVLNQLLAAALASEKLTLNDIEYINMDLPTARAALLAGRVDAVTLAGANATQVESAGGHVIVNGEGLIAPTTVIGTSRAFANANPQLLKAYFQAHLKALEFMRTHPDEALAIAAKDQDISLDEARKQYALYDFDPKMTEADVANLQADQAFMVSADMLEASSKIDIRKDLILPSAFDIK from the coding sequence ATGAATAAACGCGCATTTATGCGGACTGCCGCATTGGTCGTATGCCTGCTCACTTCAGGCGGCAGTTTTGCAAAAACGACAAAAGCCGCTGTCTCCTACGTGACGGCACCTTTTAACGTTCCCTCAATTATCATGCGCGAAAAAGGGTATCTGGATGAGGCTTTTGCTGCTCATGGGGTGACACTGACTCATCCTGAGATCACTTCCGGGGCTGCGCAAACCCAGGCACTTGCGGCTGGCCAATTGCAGATCGCTTCGGTACTGGGAGGAACGTCTGCGATTCTTGCCAATGCAAATGGAGCGGATGTTGTCGTCATGGGCGCGTATGCGCGTGCACCTAAAGCGTATTTCATCATGGCGGCGGCCAATGGTCCTGCGGATATCAAATCGCTTAAGGGAAAAAAAGTGGCCGGCCCCAAGGGAACGGTGCTCAATCAATTGCTGGCAGCGGCACTGGCATCTGAAAAACTGACTTTGAATGACATAGAGTATATCAATATGGATCTGCCAACCGCGCGTGCCGCGCTGCTGGCCGGCCGCGTTGATGCTGTTACGCTCGCCGGCGCCAATGCCACGCAGGTAGAGTCCGCTGGCGGTCATGTCATTGTCAATGGCGAGGGCCTGATCGCTCCGACAACGGTGATCGGAACCAGTCGCGCTTTTGCTAACGCTAATCCTCAATTGCTCAAGGCCTACTTTCAGGCGCATCTGAAGGCGCTCGAATTTATGCGCACACACCCGGACGAAGCGCTGGCCATCGCTGCCAAAGACCAGGACATCAGTCTTGATGAAGCGCGCAAGCAATATGCGCTTTATGATTTTGATCCCAAAATGACCGAGGCGGATGTGGCCAATCTTCAGGCCGATCAGGCGTTCATGGTCTCTGCTGATATGCTTGAAGCGTCCAGCAAGATCGATATTCGCAAGGATCTGATTCTGCCATCAGCCTTTGACATCAAATAA
- a CDS encoding ABC transporter ATP-binding protein, producing MPELRDIRHGYVLPNGTRREVLQGIDLKLDKGGFYVLLGRSGCGKSTLLRLMAGLEIPDAGQFEHAGESVGVVFQEPRLMPWLTVAQNAGFLLGSKLAGHEIDLRVSRALKMVGLHDVRDAWPNQLSGGMAQRVAIARALVVQPALLLMDEPFGALDAFTRKQMQDDLVRIWRELGHTIVFVTHDLEEAVRLGQTILVIDQGCFTLRLDLDAAYPRTGAEPAINSARQRLLDRLFACPNSNS from the coding sequence ATGCCTGAACTGCGTGATATTCGTCATGGTTACGTGCTGCCCAATGGTACGCGCCGGGAGGTCTTGCAGGGTATCGATCTGAAGCTGGATAAGGGTGGGTTTTACGTTCTGCTGGGCCGCTCCGGTTGTGGCAAATCAACTTTGTTGCGCCTGATGGCGGGGTTGGAAATACCTGATGCGGGTCAGTTCGAGCATGCTGGTGAGTCGGTTGGCGTGGTTTTTCAAGAACCGCGACTGATGCCCTGGCTCACGGTGGCGCAAAACGCCGGTTTTCTACTGGGATCGAAGCTGGCTGGTCATGAAATAGACTTACGGGTCAGCCGGGCATTGAAAATGGTCGGTCTTCATGATGTTCGTGATGCGTGGCCGAACCAGTTGTCGGGTGGCATGGCACAACGTGTGGCGATCGCCCGTGCGTTGGTCGTGCAACCAGCGCTTTTGCTGATGGATGAACCGTTCGGAGCGCTCGACGCGTTTACGCGCAAGCAGATGCAGGATGATCTGGTCAGGATCTGGCGCGAACTGGGGCACACTATTGTGTTCGTTACGCATGATCTGGAGGAGGCGGTCCGTCTGGGTCAGACTATTCTTGTGATTGATCAGGGCTGTTTCACCCTGCGCCTGGACCTTGATGCCGCCTATCCGCGCACCGGGGCTGAACCTGCGATCAATTCGGCTCGCCAACGTCTGTTGGATCGGCTGTTCGCCTGTCCCAACTCAAACTCTTAA
- a CDS encoding ABC transporter permease produces the protein MRFFYSSVVFLSVLIAWFVTSSLGLVSAFLLPSPQRVWSTFITLLSSGKLVQHIGVSLGRVGAGYAIAVLLALVTSLAMVNWKALARLLDPPMEFVRQIPPLALMPLLMLWLGIGETQKIGIIILACFFPIFLSFRGGFAQVDPKLIDVGRAAGFSRLQLMRRIAIPAALPAMFVGLRVGLGYGWRALVGAELIASAAGLGYMILDAQDLARTDIVLVGVLVIGIIGLLADSGLKALVRWRFPWLRQEMELPHA, from the coding sequence ATGCGTTTTTTCTATTCTTCTGTCGTATTCCTCTCTGTTCTTATCGCCTGGTTTGTCACCTCCAGTCTTGGGTTGGTAAGTGCATTTCTGCTGCCGTCTCCGCAGCGTGTCTGGTCAACTTTCATCACGCTTTTGTCCTCTGGCAAGCTCGTTCAACATATTGGCGTCTCGCTGGGGCGGGTTGGTGCGGGGTACGCAATTGCCGTATTGCTGGCCTTAGTGACCAGTCTGGCGATGGTTAACTGGAAGGCGCTGGCCCGCTTGCTGGATCCGCCAATGGAGTTTGTACGTCAGATTCCACCGCTGGCGCTGATGCCGCTTTTAATGCTCTGGCTGGGCATTGGTGAAACGCAAAAAATCGGCATCATTATTCTGGCCTGCTTTTTCCCGATTTTTCTTAGTTTCCGGGGCGGTTTTGCGCAGGTGGATCCCAAGTTGATTGATGTCGGCCGCGCCGCAGGCTTCAGCCGCCTTCAACTGATGCGCAGAATCGCCATTCCGGCCGCATTGCCAGCAATGTTTGTCGGTTTGCGTGTGGGGCTGGGCTATGGCTGGCGCGCACTGGTCGGAGCTGAACTGATTGCTTCAGCTGCAGGTCTGGGCTATATGATTCTTGATGCACAGGACTTGGCGCGAACCGACATTGTGCTGGTGGGGGTTCTGGTTATTGGCATTATCGGATTGTTGGCCGATAGCGGGCTCAAGGCGCTGGTACGGTGGCGTTTCCCCTGGTTGCGTCAGGAAATGGAGCTGCCTCATGCCTGA
- a CDS encoding type VI secretion system Vgr family protein: MDIPNSIQFRSIVAHTPLGGSLGFRQMNGSEGLSQLFDFDVELIADNYSLDLKSLLGKPLTLEIETLAGSRFLNGQVTRFELIGRENASSRYYIYKATVKPWLWYLTQTSDNKIFQQKTVPDVIKEVLGEYGYPFEMKLSGSYRNWEYCVQYQETDFAFISRLMEHEGIYYYFKHENGQHTLVMTDDISSHKATPGYDSIPYYGPDRLGKPQEEYVSMWEVVAQITPDGYATTDYDFTKPGASLDSVSKRSGGSQNGNLEMFEWQGGFQEPDHGEQYSRVRLQELQSIQEQVRGIANARGIAAGYTFNLKNHPRSTENKEYLVVSVNYRMSVAGYSTGTDSEDFYEESFIALPASIQYRAPRITPIPRTHGPQTARVVGPEGEEIWTDKYGRIKVQFHWDRYGKKNENSSCWVRVSSPWAGGGFGGLQLPRIKDEVVVDFIGGCPDRPIVLGRVYNANNMPPVELPGKASISGFRSQSVFGDTSTTNLMYFDDTLGAELVALRSQMNMITKCLAQLDMDIGADLRACIGGSSHTLIHGSEFKKVMKERHDHVVEKTKLHYEGGLEKTVSAVTKEKYKNRSITSDKVKEKQGEYHLERTGKTNVKMKKASYYIDGDADIYIKGKANLVVEGDWTADANPEGPEGPDEPGTPTDPTLLSLCCPK; the protein is encoded by the coding sequence GTGGATATTCCAAATTCAATCCAGTTTCGCTCCATTGTTGCACACACACCACTAGGAGGCAGCCTGGGCTTTCGCCAAATGAATGGCTCCGAAGGCCTGTCGCAATTATTCGATTTTGACGTAGAACTGATTGCCGACAATTACAGCCTGGATCTCAAAAGCCTGCTTGGCAAGCCGCTGACGCTTGAAATTGAAACGCTGGCCGGCTCGCGCTTTCTGAATGGTCAGGTCACACGCTTCGAACTGATTGGCCGCGAAAACGCCAGCTCCCGTTATTATATTTATAAGGCGACCGTTAAACCGTGGCTTTGGTACCTGACCCAGACCTCCGACAATAAAATTTTCCAGCAGAAAACCGTACCGGACGTTATCAAGGAAGTTCTGGGCGAATACGGCTATCCATTTGAAATGAAACTCAGCGGCTCCTATCGCAACTGGGAATATTGCGTGCAATACCAGGAAACGGACTTTGCGTTTATCAGCCGCCTCATGGAACACGAAGGTATTTACTACTACTTCAAGCACGAGAACGGCCAGCACACCCTGGTGATGACAGATGACATTTCATCCCACAAGGCCACGCCGGGATACGACTCGATCCCCTATTACGGTCCCGATCGTCTGGGCAAGCCCCAGGAAGAATACGTCTCCATGTGGGAAGTCGTCGCGCAGATCACACCTGACGGCTACGCCACCACCGACTATGATTTCACCAAACCAGGCGCAAGTCTGGACTCCGTCTCAAAACGTTCCGGCGGATCGCAAAACGGCAACCTGGAAATGTTTGAATGGCAAGGCGGCTTTCAGGAGCCCGATCATGGCGAGCAATATTCGCGGGTACGCCTGCAGGAACTGCAAAGCATCCAGGAACAGGTTCGCGGCATCGCCAACGCCCGCGGCATTGCTGCCGGCTATACCTTCAACCTGAAGAACCACCCCAGGTCTACAGAAAACAAAGAATACCTGGTCGTCTCTGTCAATTACCGCATGAGCGTTGCAGGCTATTCCACAGGCACGGATTCCGAAGATTTCTACGAAGAATCCTTCATCGCCCTACCTGCATCCATCCAGTACCGTGCACCCCGCATCACGCCGATCCCCCGTACCCACGGCCCGCAAACCGCGCGCGTAGTAGGACCTGAGGGCGAAGAAATCTGGACCGATAAATACGGCCGCATTAAAGTGCAGTTCCATTGGGACCGCTACGGCAAAAAAAATGAAAACAGCTCCTGCTGGGTTCGCGTCTCCAGCCCCTGGGCGGGTGGCGGCTTTGGTGGCTTGCAACTGCCACGGATTAAAGATGAAGTTGTAGTCGACTTTATTGGCGGTTGCCCGGATCGGCCGATTGTATTGGGGCGGGTTTATAACGCCAATAATATGCCGCCGGTGGAATTGCCAGGCAAAGCATCAATTAGCGGGTTCAGGAGTCAGTCGGTGTTCGGGGATACCAGCACCACGAATTTAATGTATTTCGATGACACGCTGGGAGCAGAGCTGGTCGCACTGAGATCACAAATGAATATGATCACCAAATGTCTGGCTCAACTGGATATGGATATTGGTGCGGATCTTCGCGCGTGTATTGGTGGCAGTTCTCATACGCTTATTCACGGCAGTGAGTTCAAAAAAGTTATGAAAGAGCGACATGACCATGTCGTTGAAAAAACGAAATTGCATTATGAGGGCGGCCTTGAAAAAACGGTCAGCGCCGTCACGAAGGAAAAGTATAAAAATCGGAGTATAACCTCCGATAAAGTAAAGGAAAAACAGGGCGAATACCATCTGGAACGCACGGGTAAGACGAACGTCAAAATGAAAAAGGCATCATATTACATTGACGGTGACGCAGATATCTACATAAAAGGAAAAGCCAATCTTGTGGTAGAAGGGGATTGGACGGCGGATGCCAATCCCGAAGGGCCGGAAGGGCCGGACGAACCAGGTACACCCACGGATCCGACCTTACTATCTTTGTGTTGTCCGAAATAA